A segment of the Ramlibacter agri genome:
CATGGCCTTCTGCGTGGACGGCCGCATCCTGCATGGCAAGAACGGCAACGCGGGCCACGGCGGCCACATGTTCGTCAGCGACAACAGCGATGCCCTTTGCGGCTGCGGCAACATCGGCGACCTGGAGTCGCTGGTAAGCGGCACCGGCATCGAGCGACGCTTCGGCGCCAATGCGGCGCAGCGTCTGCGCGGCGCGCGCTCGGGCGAGCAGGAGGCGATCGAGCTGGTCGACGACCTGTGCCGCATCATGGGCCGGGCGTTGTACAACATCACGGCCATCCTCGACCTGCAGCGCATCAGCCTGGGCGGCAGCGTGTTCACCAACAACATCGACTACCTGTTGCCGCGGCTGCAGGGGCAGGTGCGGGGGAAGTTGCCGGCGCTCACCGACGGCCTGGAACTTGTGCCCGCGGGGTTGGGCGACAAGGTCGGGGATTACGCGGCGCTGGCCTTGTTGATGTGAGGTGTCGTGCGGTCCGCAGCGGAGCTGCGCGCCCTAAGGGGTGGCGGGATCGGTTTTCAACAGATCCGAAACGACCTGCACCCGCGCCTGGTGGATCCGATTGCCGATCGCATCGCCTTCCAGGCCCTGCTCGCGTGACTGCGCCGCGATGGCAGCGGTGTCCACGGCGCGGGCCGCGTTCAAGATCGCCAGCAAGCGATCCTTCTGCGGATAAGGCCGCTCCTGCAGGCCGCCGCGGCCGCGCGCGTCGCACTCGCAGGCCTGCAGCACCTGCTCGAAGCGCTGCGGCTTGCGGAAGGCGTCGCAGCGTTCCAGCAGCCGCACCAGCGCCGCCGGCCCCGCCTCGCTGCTGCGATGGATGGCGCCGTGCTCGTAGGCGACCACGCGGGCCAGTTCGCGGCAATCGGTGGGCACGCGCAGGCGCTCGCACACGTCCTTCAGCAAGTCGGCGCTGCGCTTCTCGTGGCCGATGTGCCGCGGCAGGATGTCCGCAGGCGTGGTGCCCTTGCCCAGGTCGTGCGTCAGGCAGGCGAAGCGCACCGGCAGCGGCGCCTGCAGCCGCGCGCTCATGTCCAGCACCATCATCAGGTGCACGCCGGTGTCCACCTCGGGGTGGTAGTCGGCGCGTTGCGGCACGCCCCACAGCCGGTCGACCTCGGGCAGGATGCGTTCCAGCGCGCCGCATTCGCGCAGCACGTCGAACATGCGCGAGGGCTGCGCTTCCATCAGGCCGCGCGCCAGTTCCTGCCACACGCGTTCGGGCACCAGCGCGTCCACTTCGCCGGCGGCCACCATGCCGCGCATCAGCTCCAGGGTCTCGGGCGCGAGCGTGAAGTTGTGGAAGCGCGCGGCGAAGCGCGCCACCCGCAGGATGCGCACGGGGTCTTCGCGGAAGGCCAGGGTCACGTGGCGCAGCACGCGCGCTTTCAGGTCCGCCTGGCCATGGAAGGGATCGACGATGCTCCCATCGTCGTCCTGCGCCATCGCGTTGATGGTGAGGTCGCGTCGGGCCAGGTCCTGCTCCAGCGTCACTTCGGGCGCGGTATGGAAGGCGAAGCCGTGGTAGCCCTTGGCGGTCTTGCGCTCGGTACGGGCCAGCGCGTATTCCTCGCGGGTCTCGGGATGCAGGAAGACCGGGAAGTCCTTGCCGACCGGCAGGTAGCCGGCATCCATCATCTGTTCGGGCGTGGCGCCGACCACCACCCAGTCGTGGTCGTTCACCGGCAGGCCCAGCAGCGCGTCGCGCACCGCCCCGCCGACGCGGAATGTTTGCATGGGGGCAGTTTAAGGCCCCCGCGCCCTCACCGGCCCGTGCGGTAAGGCTCCTCGAAGTCGAGGAACTCCTTCTCGGCCAGCGCGCCTTCCACCCAGGCCTGCACGCCCGGCAGGGCGCAGACGCGGCGGATGTAGTCGGTGATGTTGCCCGGCACCGGCAGCGCGTAGTTGCGCAGGCGCAAGCAGATCGGCGCGTAGTAGGCGTCGGCGATGCTGAACTCGCCGAACAGCAGCGGCCCGCCGTGTTCCTCCAGCAGCGCCGTCCACATGCCCACGATGCGCTGCACGTCGCTGCGCACCTGCGGCTGGTCGCGCCAGGCCAGCGCGCCGGCCTGCGGCAGCATGGCTTCGATGTTCATCGGGCAGTGCGTGCGCAGCGCGCCGAAGCCGGAGTGCATCTCGGCGCAGGCGCTGCGCGCCCGTGCACGGGCCACCGGGTCGCGCGGCCACAGGGCCTTGTCCGGGAACTTCTCGGCGACGTATTCGCTGATGGCCAGCGAATCCCAGATCGCGAGGCCTTCGTCTTCCAGCACCGGCACGCGTCCGGCGGGACTGAGCTTCAGCATCTCCTGCTTGAACTTCGTGTCCTCGCCGAAGCCGTCGAAGCGCACGAGCCGCTCCTGGAAAGGGATGCCCGCCTGCTTCAGGAGCACCCAGGGGCGCATGGACCAGGACGAATAGTTCTTGTTGCCGATGGTGAGCGTGAGCATGGCGCCTCCGGGTGGTTCCAGTGCGCCGGATGCTAGCCCTTCGGGCACCGGGATTGATGCAAAAACCCGCCCGGATTGATGCCCGCTAGAAGTTCGCGCGGTCGGTCGGGTCGGCGGAACCGGGCTGCTTCGGGCGCTCCGGGCGACGGCTGATCCGGCGATGGCCGCGCGGGCCCAGCACCCGTTTCAGCGGCTTTTCCAGGGCCAGCACGAACAGCAGCAAGAGCGCGCTGACGACCGCCGTTCCTTCCCGGCCCAGGCCGGCCGCGGTGCCGATGGCGGCCGTCATCCAGATCCCGGCCGACGTGGTGAGCCCGCGCACGTGCTCTTCCTGCGGCCGCTTCAGGATGGCGCCCGCGCACAGGAAGCCGATGCCGGCCAGCAGGCCCTGCAGCACGCGGCTGACGGCGTCGTCGCTCATTTGCAGCTGCTGCGGCAGCAGCACGAACAAGGCCGAGCCGGCGCAGACCAGCATGTGCGTTCGCGTGCCGGCCTCGTGGCCGTGGCGTTCGCGCTGGAAGCCGATGCAGCCGCCCAGCACCACCGCGACCGCCAGGCGCAGCAAGGTGCGCGTGAGCTGCTCGGCGTCCCCGAGGTCGGAGAACTCCGCGGCGATGGTGCCGGTGACGGTCTCCCAGCCCATGCCTCAGGGCAGGTCGGTGTTGGAAGGCGGCTGCGCGGTGTCGCGCGGGCCGACGGTGCCCAGGCGCGCCTTCAGCGACTGCGGTTGCCCGCTCAGGATGGCGGCGTAGAAGGTCGTGTTCGACACCACCTTCTTCACGTAGTCGCGGGTTTCCTGGAAGGGCACGGTCTCGGCCCAGGCCGCGCCCTCCAGCACCGGGCCGTTGCGCCAGTTGCGCGGCCGGCCGGGGCCGGCGTTGTAGGCGGCCGCGGCCATGGGCATGGAGCCGCCGAAGTCGTCCAGCACCAGCTTGAGGTAGCCGGTGCCGATGGCGATGTTGGTCTCGCGCTCGTGCAACTGGTCGACGGTGAAGCCGGTCATGCCCAGCTTCTTCGCCGTCCAGCGCGCGGTGGCGGGCATGACCTGCATCAGGCCGGCGGCGCCGACGTTGGAGCGCGCGTCCATGACGAAGCGGCTTTCCTGGCGCATGAGGCCGTAGACGTAGGCCGGGTCCAGCCCGATCTCGCGGGTGCGGCGCAGCACCGCGTCCTTGAAGGGCATGGGATAGCGCTGGTCGACGTCGAATTCGGCCTTGGTCCGCTCGCTGGTGTTGATGCAGCGGTCCCAGACTTCGCGGTCGCAGGCGTACTGGGCGGCGGCCAGCAGGTCGCGCTCGCCCATGCCGCCCGCCTGGTGCAGGTTGGTGGTGTAGTTCCACTCGCGCACGCCTTCCGGCCGCAGGCCGATGGCGATGGCATACAGCGCGCGGTTCAGGCCGGGGTCCTGGCGCACCGCGGCTTTCTCGGCCTCGGTCAGCGGCGCCGGCTTGGGCGGCACGGCCACCAGCTGGCCCAGTTCCTCCATGGCCAGCTGCTCGTAGAAGCCCTTGGGCGAGGCGATCTTCTCCAGCATCTGCTGGGCCTCGGCCCGGTTGGCCTCGGTCTTGCCGGTGGCGAGCAGCGCGCGCGCCTTCCAGTAGGTCCAGGCCGGGTCGGCGCGGGCCTCGTCGGACATGGCGTTGACCGCCTGCTGCACCATCTTCCAGTCGATGCCGTTGGGCGCGCGCAGCGCCGCGCGCACCTTCCAGGCGAGCAGGTCATCGCTGAGGTAGCTGTCGCGGGCGACGTGCTGGTAGTAGCTGGTGGCCTCCGGCAGCATGCGCTGGGCGGCCTGCTTGCCCAGGACGCCCCAGATCCAGTCGCGCTCCTCGGGGCTCAGTTGCGGGCCCCACTTGCTATCCAGGAGGGCGGCAGCGTTGTCGATGTCGCTGGTGGCCAGCTTGATCAGGGCCAGGCCGATGATTTCGCGCCGCACGCGCGAAGCCGCGACGATCTTGCTGCGCAGGAACTTGGTCGGGCTGGCGTTCAGGTCGGCCAGCGCGGGCAGCGCCTCCGGGGCGACGATTTCGACGGCGGCGCTGACCGCGCGCGGCCGGTTGGCCTCCATCGCCAGGCGCGCCTTGCGCCAGCCGTCGGCGGTGGTCAGCCCCTGCTTTTCGCCGATCAGGCGGCTGGCGGCCAGGGTGCAGCCGTCGTCGGCGTCGCGCTGGGCAAACCAGTACTTGCGGACCTCGTCGGGCAGCGTGGCCGGCATCTTGGCCGCGCCGTCCTGCAGGTACTGCACCAGCAGGGAGTAGCAGCGCAGCTCGCGCTCGTCGCGCATGCGGTAGGCCGGCCAGGCCGCGGCGAAGGTGTCCCAGTCGCGCCGCTGGCCCAGCTGCATCAGCCAGTCGGCCCGCAGGCGGTCTTCCTGGTAGGTGTTGGCGTACTTGGTGAAAAAGGCCTGCACCTCCGAGGTGGAGGCGGTGTCCAGGCGGGCGCGCAGCTCCCAGTAGGCGGCCCAGGCTTCCAGCACGTGGCCCTGGGCGGCCGGCAGCAGCGCCGTGAGCTTGGCCTTGTTGTTCTGGCGGAAGGCCTGCTGCATGTCGAGCAGCACGTCGTCCTTCGGTTGCGCCTGCGCGGCTCCCGCGACCAGCAGGACCGCGAACGATGCCAGAATCGATCTCAACTTCATCGGGAAATTATGGACAGGTCAGAGGAAAAAAGGGCTTTGCGCCAGGGGCTGATCGAGCAACGCCTGAAGATGCCCGACCGCCTACAGCGCGCCGATCTTTTGCAGCGGGTGATGCGCATCTGGCTGGTGGGGCGTCCCGATACCGTGATCGGAGCATACTGGCCGATCAAGGGCGAGTTTGACCCATTACCCGCGCTGCACCGCTGGAAAGAAGACGGAGAGCTGCTGGACGATCCCCAGATGCGGCGCATCGGCCTGCCGGTGGTCGACAAGGTCCATCAGACCTTGAAGTTCCACGCATGGTTCCCCGGCTGCCCGATGGAAGAAGACGCTTTCGGCATCCCGAAGCCGAAGGACACCGAGATCGTCACGCCCACGCTGCTGTTCGTGCCCTGCGTCGGCTACACGCCGGGCGGCTACCGGCTGGGCTACGGCGGCGGTTTCTACGACCGCACGCTGGCCGCCCTGCAACCCAAGCCCTTCACCGTCGGCCTTGGCTTCGCCCAGGGCTTGCTGCCGAACCTGGAACCGGAGGCGCACGACGTCGGGCTGGATGCGATCCTCAACGAGCTGGGCGTGGTCTGGCCGATCTCCTTGGGGGACGATTGAGGAGCGGACTTCCGAACGCAAAAGACGCGAAAGCACGCAAAGGACGCAAAAGGAAACCATTTCTTGTTTTGCGTCCTTTGCGGAACCTTTTCGTCTTTTGCGTCCGGAAGTCCGCCTCCGCCTTCAATCCAGGTTATCCACGGTATCCGGATCCGGCACCTCCCCGATCGTCTGCCGGGTGACCTTGCTCTGTTGCAGCAGCCATTCGCAGAAAGCCCGGATCTCCGGCCGCTGCGCGCTGCGCGGGCCGACGATGAGCCAGTAGGCCATCGGGGAATCCATGCGCAGCTTGGGCAAGGGTTCGATCAGGTCGCCGTTGGCCAGGCTTTCGGCCACCAGCGGCAGGCGGGCGAGCACCACGCCCTGGCCGGTGAGCGCGGCCTGCACCATCTGGTAGGCGTAGTTGAAGTAGAGCCAGCGCTTGGGCTGCAGCTTGGACAGCCCGTGCTCGTCGAACCAGCGCCGCCACGACAGCCACTGCAGGTGCGTGTGGTGGGCGTCGCCGGCCTCGATCAGCGCGCACTGGGCCACGTCCGCCGGCTTGACGATGGCCGGGCCGCTTTTCAGCAGCCACGGGCTCACCACCGGCGTCAACTGCTCGCCGAACATGCGCACGGAGTTGGCCGGCATGCTCGCCATCGGCCCGTAGCGCAAGGCCAGGTCGACATCGGCCACGTCCAGGTCCACGGCGGAATCCGAGGCGTCGATGCGGATGTCGATTTCCGGGTTGTCGCGCTGGAACTGCTCCAGCCGCGGAATGAGCCACATGGAGGCGAAGGACGCGAAAGTGGTCAGCGCCACGCTGCGCCGCCCGGCGCTCTGGCGGATCTGGCGCACCGCGCCGTCGATGCGCGGCAGTGACTGCGACACCGCCATCAGCAGCAGCCCGCCGGCGCTCGTCAGCTCCACCGCCCGGGTGTGGCGCAGGAACAGGCTCACGCCCACCTCCTCCTCCAGCGCCTGGATCTGGCGGCTGACGGCCGACTGCGTCAGGGCCATCTCCTCGGCCGCGGCGCGGAAATTCAGGTGGCGCGCCACCGCCTCGAAGGCGCGCAGGTGGCCGGCCGAAATGGGCCGGGTGCGCAGGTGGGTTTGTGAATGCTGCATGACGGATTGATGCGATCCCGGAATCAAAAGCTTAGCCCGATTTCATTGGACCGCCAAGCGTGCGTGCAACATCATTCAATGCCGAAACGCCATCAACCCGGAGAACGCAATGAACGCGACGACCGCCCAGAACCTGCAAGCTGCTCCCGCCACGGCCCTGCCGGGCACCTGGAAGCTGGCCCGGGGCCGCGCCGTCACGCTGCGCCCGGCCAACGATGGCATCCTGCGCGT
Coding sequences within it:
- a CDS encoding multifunctional CCA addition/repair protein, with product MQTFRVGGAVRDALLGLPVNDHDWVVVGATPEQMMDAGYLPVGKDFPVFLHPETREEYALARTERKTAKGYHGFAFHTAPEVTLEQDLARRDLTINAMAQDDDGSIVDPFHGQADLKARVLRHVTLAFREDPVRILRVARFAARFHNFTLAPETLELMRGMVAAGEVDALVPERVWQELARGLMEAQPSRMFDVLRECGALERILPEVDRLWGVPQRADYHPEVDTGVHLMMVLDMSARLQAPLPVRFACLTHDLGKGTTPADILPRHIGHEKRSADLLKDVCERLRVPTDCRELARVVAYEHGAIHRSSEAGPAALVRLLERCDAFRKPQRFEQVLQACECDARGRGGLQERPYPQKDRLLAILNAARAVDTAAIAAQSREQGLEGDAIGNRIHQARVQVVSDLLKTDPATP
- a CDS encoding glutathione S-transferase family protein, whose amino-acid sequence is MLTLTIGNKNYSSWSMRPWVLLKQAGIPFQERLVRFDGFGEDTKFKQEMLKLSPAGRVPVLEDEGLAIWDSLAISEYVAEKFPDKALWPRDPVARARARSACAEMHSGFGALRTHCPMNIEAMLPQAGALAWRDQPQVRSDVQRIVGMWTALLEEHGGPLLFGEFSIADAYYAPICLRLRNYALPVPGNITDYIRRVCALPGVQAWVEGALAEKEFLDFEEPYRTGR
- a CDS encoding MgtC/SapB family protein → MGWETVTGTIAAEFSDLGDAEQLTRTLLRLAVAVVLGGCIGFQRERHGHEAGTRTHMLVCAGSALFVLLPQQLQMSDDAVSRVLQGLLAGIGFLCAGAILKRPQEEHVRGLTTSAGIWMTAAIGTAAGLGREGTAVVSALLLLFVLALEKPLKRVLGPRGHRRISRRPERPKQPGSADPTDRANF
- a CDS encoding lytic transglycosylase domain-containing protein, which translates into the protein MKLRSILASFAVLLVAGAAQAQPKDDVLLDMQQAFRQNNKAKLTALLPAAQGHVLEAWAAYWELRARLDTASTSEVQAFFTKYANTYQEDRLRADWLMQLGQRRDWDTFAAAWPAYRMRDERELRCYSLLVQYLQDGAAKMPATLPDEVRKYWFAQRDADDGCTLAASRLIGEKQGLTTADGWRKARLAMEANRPRAVSAAVEIVAPEALPALADLNASPTKFLRSKIVAASRVRREIIGLALIKLATSDIDNAAALLDSKWGPQLSPEERDWIWGVLGKQAAQRMLPEATSYYQHVARDSYLSDDLLAWKVRAALRAPNGIDWKMVQQAVNAMSDEARADPAWTYWKARALLATGKTEANRAEAQQMLEKIASPKGFYEQLAMEELGQLVAVPPKPAPLTEAEKAAVRQDPGLNRALYAIAIGLRPEGVREWNYTTNLHQAGGMGERDLLAAAQYACDREVWDRCINTSERTKAEFDVDQRYPMPFKDAVLRRTREIGLDPAYVYGLMRQESRFVMDARSNVGAAGLMQVMPATARWTAKKLGMTGFTVDQLHERETNIAIGTGYLKLVLDDFGGSMPMAAAAYNAGPGRPRNWRNGPVLEGAAWAETVPFQETRDYVKKVVSNTTFYAAILSGQPQSLKARLGTVGPRDTAQPPSNTDLP
- a CDS encoding 5-formyltetrahydrofolate cyclo-ligase is translated as MDRSEEKRALRQGLIEQRLKMPDRLQRADLLQRVMRIWLVGRPDTVIGAYWPIKGEFDPLPALHRWKEDGELLDDPQMRRIGLPVVDKVHQTLKFHAWFPGCPMEEDAFGIPKPKDTEIVTPTLLFVPCVGYTPGGYRLGYGGGFYDRTLAALQPKPFTVGLGFAQGLLPNLEPEAHDVGLDAILNELGVVWPISLGDD
- a CDS encoding LysR substrate-binding domain-containing protein — encoded protein: MQHSQTHLRTRPISAGHLRAFEAVARHLNFRAAAEEMALTQSAVSRQIQALEEEVGVSLFLRHTRAVELTSAGGLLLMAVSQSLPRIDGAVRQIRQSAGRRSVALTTFASFASMWLIPRLEQFQRDNPEIDIRIDASDSAVDLDVADVDLALRYGPMASMPANSVRMFGEQLTPVVSPWLLKSGPAIVKPADVAQCALIEAGDAHHTHLQWLSWRRWFDEHGLSKLQPKRWLYFNYAYQMVQAALTGQGVVLARLPLVAESLANGDLIEPLPKLRMDSPMAYWLIVGPRSAQRPEIRAFCEWLLQQSKVTRQTIGEVPDPDTVDNLD